The proteins below are encoded in one region of Corynebacterium felinum:
- the fdxA gene encoding ferredoxin, whose amino-acid sequence MTYTIAQPCVDVMDKACVEECPVDCIYEGKRSLYIHPDECVDCGACEPACPVEAIFYEDDVPDEWIDFNDANAAFFDELGSPGGAAKLGPQDFDAPLVEALPPQA is encoded by the coding sequence ATGACGTACACGATTGCACAGCCTTGCGTTGATGTCATGGACAAGGCGTGTGTTGAAGAATGCCCAGTGGATTGCATCTACGAAGGCAAGCGTTCGCTGTACATCCACCCGGATGAATGCGTGGACTGCGGGGCATGCGAGCCCGCCTGCCCTGTCGAAGCGATTTTCTATGAAGACGATGTTCCTGACGAGTGGATTGACTTCAATGATGCGAACGCCGCATTCTTTGACGAACTCGGCTCACCAGGCGGTGCGGCTAAACTAGGGCCGCAAGACTTCGATGCACCACTTGTCGAAGCACTGCCACCACAAGCCTAA
- the mshB gene encoding N-acetyl-1-D-myo-inositol-2-amino-2-deoxy-alpha-D-glucopyranoside deacetylase, producing MNNRLHHTDLVGTRIVAVHAHPDDEALWTGGLLANLSRRGATVWVVTCTLGEQGEVIGDTYSHLVADHADQLGGFRIGELHASLALLNARGIFLGGAGYWRDSGMVGDAANNHPRAFVHSGDQAAAQLRTIVADIQPDVLITYGPDGGYGHPDHIRAHEITHQAAGEIPVLWAVTDKTRLEEGLSVIVPPQGWRAAKPGDIACVEHSDLEIRLDDVDLAAKIAAMKAHPTQLWIADGSSCETREQAAFAACCDPERAPATFCLSNMIAQPVMRFEHYQFGGNYDQGMKKALAALVCGPDSDNHHCEHNQPCEVLPRG from the coding sequence ATGAATAATCGCCTGCACCACACCGACCTCGTGGGCACACGGATCGTTGCTGTCCACGCCCACCCCGACGATGAAGCGTTGTGGACAGGGGGTTTGCTGGCGAATTTAAGTCGAAGGGGCGCCACAGTGTGGGTAGTGACCTGCACTTTAGGTGAACAAGGGGAGGTTATTGGCGATACCTACTCCCATCTTGTGGCCGATCATGCGGACCAGCTCGGTGGATTCCGCATCGGCGAACTTCACGCTTCACTTGCGCTGTTAAATGCTCGGGGGATTTTCCTTGGTGGGGCAGGCTATTGGCGTGATTCGGGCATGGTGGGGGATGCCGCAAACAACCACCCGCGGGCGTTTGTTCACTCGGGGGATCAGGCAGCAGCGCAATTGCGCACCATCGTTGCCGACATTCAGCCTGATGTGTTGATTACCTATGGTCCCGATGGGGGATATGGGCACCCTGATCATATTCGCGCCCACGAAATCACCCACCAAGCAGCAGGGGAGATTCCTGTGCTGTGGGCAGTTACTGATAAGACCCGCCTCGAAGAGGGGTTATCGGTGATTGTTCCACCACAGGGGTGGCGTGCAGCAAAGCCTGGGGATATCGCCTGTGTTGAGCACAGTGATCTTGAAATCCGACTTGATGATGTCGATCTTGCGGCGAAAATTGCGGCCATGAAGGCACACCCCACCCAACTGTGGATTGCCGATGGCTCCTCATGTGAGACCCGCGAACAGGCGGCGTTTGCTGCTTGTTGTGACCCAGAACGTGCGCCGGCTACTTTCTGCCTGTCAAATATGATTGCGCAACCTGTGATGCGCTTTGAGCACTACCAGTTTGGTGGCAATTATGATCAGGGCATGAAAAAAGCACTCGCTGCGCTAGTGTGCGGGCCGGATTCTGACAATCACCACTGCGAGCACAACCAGCCTTGTGAGGTTCTGCCACGTGGATAA
- a CDS encoding ABC transporter family substrate-binding protein, translating into MRKKRVGVVVSLALFCAAGCSAAPGPAPVEDPLAQQVKNSTTSTAPAQPKKQAKELAIGIDQIQNGFNPHLLVDDSRFTQTLASLVLPSAFVAGKLNDDLLLKAERLAPDVEKQKDVVFTIRYDIAPEAQWSDGTPITVADFEYLWASMRNSAGTLNPSGYRAISAIRSAGAGKTVFVDFQKEYADWQGLFQSLLPAHLLRGEAFSKVLAQGIPAAAGKFLVRSIDRQRGVITLHRNDRWWGKEPARVETLTFREIRSTVQGVEMLETGQVSFLDVSPTQTSREAYDLIPDTQVRIEPDAYTLEVVANTHLDPLLRRELRSLIDAGLLSRLAFGRDVDIDVARRNPEPSFENLRLYSLSRPVIIGVDPAREVDFNAAKTLSYQLAKYNIVTQLVQADMNELMRSQIPHGDVDVVVATNGALLAERYACPATGVLGSNQSGFCDPDLQKSIDEYFAGTVGADELATLIGQLEEEQALRTVVARDKRLEVLGHGIVGPEPKLEDWPKGLSSLHTWRIHE; encoded by the coding sequence ATGAGAAAAAAGCGCGTGGGCGTTGTTGTGTCGTTGGCCCTCTTCTGTGCGGCTGGGTGCTCTGCCGCACCAGGGCCAGCCCCCGTGGAAGACCCACTTGCCCAGCAAGTAAAAAATTCCACCACCTCCACCGCGCCAGCGCAGCCGAAAAAACAAGCGAAAGAACTAGCAATCGGCATTGACCAAATCCAAAATGGGTTCAACCCGCACCTTTTGGTCGACGATTCCCGCTTCACCCAAACACTCGCTTCGCTCGTACTTCCGAGCGCTTTCGTTGCGGGCAAGCTGAACGATGACTTGCTGTTGAAAGCTGAACGCCTCGCCCCCGACGTCGAGAAGCAAAAAGACGTCGTGTTCACCATCCGCTACGATATCGCCCCAGAAGCGCAGTGGAGCGACGGCACCCCCATTACCGTCGCCGACTTTGAATATTTGTGGGCGTCAATGCGCAACAGTGCCGGCACCCTGAACCCCAGCGGTTACCGGGCGATTTCTGCTATCCGATCAGCGGGCGCGGGCAAAACAGTATTCGTCGATTTTCAGAAAGAATACGCCGACTGGCAAGGGCTCTTCCAATCACTTCTACCTGCGCATTTGCTGCGCGGTGAAGCGTTTAGCAAAGTACTCGCCCAAGGGATACCCGCAGCAGCAGGCAAATTTTTAGTCCGCTCCATTGATAGGCAACGCGGCGTGATCACGTTGCACCGCAACGACCGCTGGTGGGGCAAAGAACCCGCGCGGGTGGAAACACTCACTTTCCGTGAAATCCGCAGCACCGTCCAAGGTGTCGAAATGCTGGAAACGGGCCAAGTCAGCTTCCTTGACGTCAGCCCCACGCAAACATCTAGGGAAGCCTACGATCTCATCCCCGACACTCAAGTGCGCATCGAACCAGACGCGTACACGCTCGAAGTTGTTGCCAACACCCATCTCGACCCCCTGTTGCGCCGAGAGTTGCGTTCGCTTATCGACGCCGGATTGCTCTCGCGACTCGCATTCGGCCGCGACGTGGACATTGATGTTGCTCGACGCAACCCCGAACCCAGCTTTGAAAACTTGCGCCTCTACTCCCTTTCGCGACCTGTGATTATCGGTGTGGATCCGGCGCGGGAAGTCGACTTTAACGCCGCAAAAACTCTCTCCTACCAGCTGGCAAAATACAATATTGTGACACAGTTGGTGCAAGCGGACATGAATGAGCTCATGCGCAGCCAGATCCCTCACGGCGACGTTGATGTCGTGGTAGCTACCAATGGTGCGCTGTTAGCGGAACGCTACGCCTGCCCCGCCACAGGAGTGTTGGGTTCGAACCAGTCCGGATTCTGCGATCCAGACCTACAAAAGAGCATTGACGAGTACTTTGCCGGCACAGTAGGTGCTGATGAACTTGCCACCTTGATCGGCCAGTTGGAAGAAGAACAAGCATTGCGTACCGTTGTTGCTCGGGATAAACGCCTCGAAGTTTTAGGTCACGGCATTGTTGGCCCCGAACCGAAACTGGAAGATTGGCCCAAGGGCTTGAGCTCATTGCACACCTGGAGGATTCATGAATAA